One window of Papaver somniferum cultivar HN1 chromosome 9, ASM357369v1, whole genome shotgun sequence genomic DNA carries:
- the LOC113308399 gene encoding uncharacterized protein LOC113308399, producing MFFSILPEYYLRLRIKVWGTGTFFGAGVSYLQRKLDAGRHNHTSTSSCLQDTGITRHLPYVLLCEELKGAVASTFVAFTTPPSNAEYNCLVNEIMDPSGMLYDVYGVLWRCFTRSIRWPKASVIL from the exons ATGTTCTTCTCGATCT TACCTGAATACTACCTAAGGTTGCGCATCAAAGTTTGGGGTACTGGTACATTCTTTGGTGCCGGTGTATCTTATTTGCAAAGAAAGCTAGATGCAGGAAGACATAATCATACCTCCACTAGCTCTTGTCTGCAG GATACTGGGATTACTCGACATCTCCCTTACGTATTGCTTTGTGAGGAACTGAAGGGAGCTGTTGCAAGTACTTTTGTTGCTTTTACCACGCCACCCAGCAATGCCGAATATAACTGCCTCGTTAATGAAATAATGGATCCAAGTGGGATGTTATACGATGTATATGGAGTACTTTGGAGATGTTTCACTAGGTCGATTAGATGGCCAAAAGCTTCTGTAATCCTATAG